A portion of the Actomonas aquatica genome contains these proteins:
- a CDS encoding S41 family peptidase — MKSLMFRFTRTVALCASALFISGAAAQSVPSALQGIWRSDGYGWILQANGNQITRYHESSAGLVVGPSDASELRAEFSSASVVDADHIIAGNPTEGSAYHFTRLSALPGAVTQPGNASPTQTLDYAIAYLQDHYAVTAAHGIDWTARFATARSQVSNGSSSTALRNALLQMIDGTTDAHLRLLWPSGNSVAYGPDFNSRVTVPLIEAAHLGTGATRQTRYDSWRQQRILDHIYHLLDLGASGAAGGAVMWHREGTMGYLFIADMIGFTDTESVSADVTEINSILDLALTELNGVEEMIVDVSLNGGGRDAVSRAIAARFTAAPVTAYTKHPGDGSTDALQTITIAPTARPSFLGPVHLITSDLTLSAAEVFTLAMRALPNVCHFGMTTHGSMSDMLIKPLPNGWFIAASNEIYTDADGEVWEGRGITPEVELPIFTAATINQAHFDRIASFADQLVHPEPTPEPQPEPEPEPQPEPEPEPEPQPEPSLEPQVEGLFNLSTRAYVGNGNETLISGLMIEGTGTRDLAIIARGPSLADYGLTTAVADVRLRVLNAALEEIAAVDALTDISAEDRAELAAYGILPGNPNEAALILRNVPAGAYHIHLSAQDTTPGVGILEIFDISADADDDTVLFNLSSRAAVGTGESVAVTGFIITGEEEVGVLIRAQGPSLRQHGITNALEDPMLSLLEMGGTEVLAENHNYTELDPELRAALEADGVGVGDDTESVLILFLPPGAYTALLDAEPGTDHGVALIEFFRIEE; from the coding sequence ATGAAATCCTTGATGTTTCGCTTCACCCGCACGGTCGCCCTTTGTGCCAGTGCGTTATTCATCTCCGGTGCCGCCGCCCAGTCGGTGCCGTCCGCCCTGCAGGGCATCTGGCGCTCCGATGGCTACGGCTGGATCCTCCAGGCCAACGGCAACCAAATCACCCGTTACCACGAGTCCTCCGCTGGCCTCGTGGTCGGTCCGTCCGACGCATCCGAGCTGCGCGCCGAGTTCAGCTCCGCCTCCGTCGTCGACGCCGATCACATCATCGCCGGCAACCCCACCGAAGGCAGCGCCTACCACTTCACCCGCCTCAGCGCCCTGCCCGGCGCCGTGACCCAGCCGGGTAATGCCAGCCCGACCCAGACCCTCGACTACGCCATCGCGTATTTGCAGGACCACTACGCCGTCACCGCCGCCCATGGCATCGACTGGACGGCTCGTTTCGCCACCGCCCGCAGCCAGGTCAGCAACGGTTCTTCCAGCACCGCCCTGCGCAATGCCCTGCTGCAGATGATCGACGGCACCACCGACGCCCACCTGCGCCTGCTGTGGCCGTCCGGCAACAGCGTGGCCTACGGTCCCGACTTTAATTCTCGCGTGACGGTGCCGCTCATCGAAGCCGCCCACCTCGGCACCGGCGCGACCCGCCAGACCCGCTACGACAGCTGGCGGCAACAACGCATTCTCGACCACATTTATCACTTGCTCGATCTCGGCGCCAGCGGCGCCGCCGGTGGCGCCGTCATGTGGCACCGCGAGGGCACGATGGGTTACCTCTTCATCGCCGACATGATCGGCTTCACCGACACGGAGTCCGTCTCCGCCGACGTCACCGAAATCAACTCCATCCTCGACCTCGCCCTCACCGAGCTGAACGGCGTGGAGGAGATGATCGTCGATGTCTCCCTCAACGGCGGCGGACGCGATGCCGTGTCGCGCGCCATCGCCGCCCGCTTCACCGCCGCGCCGGTCACCGCCTACACCAAACACCCGGGAGACGGCAGCACCGACGCCCTGCAGACCATCACCATCGCGCCGACCGCTCGCCCGAGTTTCCTCGGTCCGGTTCACCTGATCACCAGCGACCTCACCCTCAGCGCCGCCGAGGTGTTCACCCTCGCCATGCGCGCCCTGCCTAATGTCTGCCACTTCGGCATGACCACCCACGGCTCGATGTCCGATATGCTCATCAAGCCTCTGCCGAATGGTTGGTTCATCGCCGCCTCCAACGAAATCTACACCGACGCCGACGGCGAAGTCTGGGAAGGCCGCGGCATCACGCCCGAGGTCGAACTGCCGATCTTCACCGCCGCTACAATCAACCAAGCCCACTTCGATCGCATCGCTTCCTTCGCCGATCAATTGGTGCACCCGGAGCCGACGCCCGAGCCCCAACCGGAACCCGAGCCCGAGCCCCAGCCCGAACCGGAACCTGAGCCGGAGCCCCAGCCGGAACCGTCGCTCGAACCGCAGGTGGAAGGCCTCTTCAACCTCTCCACCCGCGCCTACGTCGGCAACGGCAACGAGACGCTCATCAGCGGTCTCATGATCGAAGGCACCGGCACCCGCGACCTCGCCATCATTGCCCGCGGCCCCAGCCTCGCCGACTACGGCCTCACCACCGCCGTCGCCGATGTCCGCCTGCGCGTGCTCAACGCCGCCTTGGAAGAAATCGCCGCCGTCGACGCCCTCACCGACATCTCCGCCGAAGACCGCGCCGAACTCGCCGCCTACGGCATTCTGCCCGGCAACCCCAACGAGGCCGCGCTCATCCTGCGCAACGTGCCCGCCGGCGCCTACCACATCCACCTCAGCGCCCAGGACACGACTCCCGGCGTGGGCATTTTGGAGATCTTCGACATCTCCGCCGATGCCGACGACGACACCGTGCTCTTCAACCTCTCCTCCCGCGCCGCCGTCGGCACCGGTGAGTCGGTCGCCGTCACCGGTTTCATCATCACCGGCGAAGAAGAGGTGGGTGTGCTCATCCGCGCCCAAGGGCCGTCGCTGCGTCAGCACGGCATCACCAACGCGCTGGAGGATCCCATGCTCAGCCTGCTCGAAATGGGCGGCACGGAAGTCCTCGCCGAGAACCACAACTACACCGAACTCGATCCCGAACTGCGCGCCGCCCTCGAGGCCGACGGCGTGGGTGTGGGTGACGACACCGAGAGCGTGCTCATCCTCTTCCTGCCGCCGGGCGCCTACACCGCCTTGCTCGACGCCGAACCCGGCACCGACCACGGCGTCGCCCTTATCGAGTTCTTCCGCATCGAAGAATAA
- a CDS encoding endonuclease/exonuclease/phosphatase family protein has translation MSLRPVLFRFVALVCTLIGVATATATAADAPLPLKVMTFNLRYASDQNPHAWPDRRPAVAAIIRQHAPDVLGTQEGLHRQVTDIDTDLPGYGWLGQGRAGGNDDEFCAIFYRLDRVQPIKSGHFWLSDTPEVVGSMTWGNRYRRMVTWARFRELRTEREFVVLNTHFDHEVEAARQKSAALIVERLPELAGDLPVVVVGDFNCTAGDSPAFSTLTDGTGLIDTWTAASWIEPDTGVNTFHGYEAPVFNNERIDWILARQPVQVGRSDIVMTRHEGEIPSDHFPVVVELTFPE, from the coding sequence ATGAGCCTCCGCCCCGTCTTGTTTCGGTTTGTTGCCCTAGTCTGCACGTTGATCGGTGTGGCAACCGCCACTGCCACTGCCGCCGACGCCCCCCTGCCGTTGAAGGTGATGACCTTCAACTTGCGCTACGCCAGCGACCAGAATCCGCACGCCTGGCCCGACCGCCGTCCCGCCGTGGCGGCCATCATCCGGCAGCACGCGCCCGACGTGCTCGGCACGCAGGAAGGGTTGCACCGTCAGGTGACCGATATCGACACCGACCTGCCCGGCTACGGGTGGCTCGGCCAAGGCCGCGCCGGCGGCAACGACGACGAGTTCTGCGCCATCTTTTACCGTCTCGACCGCGTGCAGCCCATCAAAAGCGGCCACTTCTGGTTGTCCGATACGCCGGAGGTCGTCGGCTCCATGACCTGGGGCAACCGCTACCGCCGCATGGTCACCTGGGCCCGCTTCCGCGAGCTGCGCACCGAACGGGAGTTTGTGGTGCTCAACACCCACTTCGATCACGAGGTGGAAGCCGCGCGCCAAAAGTCCGCCGCCCTCATCGTGGAGCGCCTGCCCGAGCTCGCCGGCGATTTACCGGTCGTCGTGGTGGGCGATTTCAACTGCACCGCTGGCGACAGCCCGGCTTTCTCCACCCTCACCGACGGCACGGGCTTGATCGACACCTGGACCGCCGCCTCCTGGATCGAACCGGACACCGGTGTAAACACCTTCCACGGTTACGAAGCGCCTGTCTTCAACAACGAGCGCATCGATTGGATCCTCGCCCGCCAGCCCGTGCAGGTCGGCCGTAGTGACATTGTCATGACACGCCACGAAGGCGAGATCCCCAGCGACCACTTCCCAGTCGTCGTGGAGCTGACGTTTCCGGAGTAA
- a CDS encoding alpha-L-rhamnosidase C-terminal domain-containing protein: protein MKIQTLGIIGLLFTAGLHVTAQIPSPGVVEAFEDQPVEVTWLGPGHWWVDFGQAAFGNLVLDTPADAPSDATVTVQMGEARRAEAKAVEPEPGGTVRYQQHEVALVPGGEVWPALTWAPPGWMKDGWLELPAGAGEMMPFRYAEIEGAPEWWDATTTVRRRGWRTAFNDAAASFSSSSPELDAVWQLCKYSIKATTFMGLYVDGDRERKPYEADALLNQLSHYAVDAEYETARHTNDYLIAQPTWPTEWRLQMVMLVWNDFLWSGDDTGLRTHYDVLVERAMIERRTADGLFRGFDGHPERDIIDWPGGERDGYDMAPDVKTVVSAFHYRAVFLLAEIAEHLGRAEDAASFAAMAAQTRDAINARLWDERLGAYRDGLDSETGTLSEHAASHATFFALALGVVPPERVERATAYVAARGMVPSVYGAQFLLEALYDGGAAQAGFDLLTSRGQRSWLNMSEKVGSTITLEAWDPAFKPNLDWNHAWGAAPANLIPRKVMGIDPVEPGFARFVVRPQTAGLTHAQVKLPTPHGAIELAVVGTSAAEWSARLVVPAGTVAEFHLPFAGTPVVSGEGSDDVKVMRRADDVSPVVELPAGAWTLTMVPQPLS, encoded by the coding sequence ATGAAAATTCAGACCTTGGGAATTATCGGCCTGCTGTTTACGGCGGGGCTTCACGTCACGGCTCAGATTCCGTCTCCCGGAGTGGTGGAGGCCTTCGAAGATCAACCGGTGGAGGTGACTTGGCTGGGGCCGGGCCATTGGTGGGTCGATTTTGGGCAGGCGGCTTTTGGTAACCTCGTCCTGGATACGCCGGCCGACGCGCCGAGCGACGCGACGGTCACGGTGCAGATGGGGGAGGCCCGCCGCGCGGAAGCCAAGGCGGTCGAGCCGGAGCCGGGTGGCACGGTGCGATACCAGCAACACGAGGTGGCGTTGGTGCCCGGGGGCGAGGTGTGGCCGGCGCTGACGTGGGCGCCGCCCGGTTGGATGAAGGATGGCTGGCTGGAACTGCCGGCCGGGGCAGGGGAGATGATGCCGTTTCGTTATGCGGAGATCGAAGGTGCGCCGGAGTGGTGGGACGCGACGACCACGGTGAGGCGGCGCGGCTGGCGCACGGCGTTCAACGACGCGGCCGCGAGCTTCAGCTCCTCGAGTCCGGAGCTCGATGCGGTGTGGCAGCTGTGCAAATACAGCATCAAAGCGACCACCTTCATGGGCCTCTACGTCGATGGCGACCGAGAGCGGAAACCCTACGAAGCCGACGCATTGTTGAATCAACTTTCTCACTACGCGGTCGACGCCGAATACGAGACGGCGCGGCACACCAACGACTACCTCATCGCGCAGCCTACCTGGCCGACGGAGTGGCGGCTGCAGATGGTGATGTTGGTGTGGAATGATTTTCTGTGGTCGGGTGACGACACCGGACTGCGCACGCATTACGACGTGCTGGTGGAGCGGGCGATGATCGAGCGTCGCACAGCCGATGGACTCTTCCGCGGCTTCGATGGTCATCCCGAGCGGGACATCATCGATTGGCCGGGGGGCGAGCGGGACGGCTACGACATGGCGCCCGATGTGAAGACCGTGGTGTCGGCGTTCCACTACCGGGCGGTGTTTCTGTTGGCCGAAATCGCGGAGCATCTGGGGCGGGCGGAAGACGCGGCTTCCTTTGCGGCGATGGCGGCGCAGACGCGGGACGCGATCAACGCACGGCTCTGGGACGAGAGGCTCGGGGCCTATCGGGATGGACTCGATTCGGAGACCGGAACGCTGAGCGAACACGCGGCGTCGCACGCGACCTTTTTTGCGTTGGCCTTGGGCGTGGTGCCGCCGGAGCGGGTGGAGCGCGCGACGGCGTATGTCGCGGCGCGTGGCATGGTGCCCAGCGTTTATGGCGCGCAGTTTTTGCTGGAGGCGCTCTACGACGGTGGTGCAGCGCAGGCGGGTTTTGATCTGCTCACCTCACGAGGGCAACGGTCGTGGCTCAACATGTCGGAGAAGGTCGGTTCCACCATCACACTCGAAGCGTGGGATCCGGCGTTTAAGCCCAACCTCGATTGGAACCACGCGTGGGGTGCGGCGCCAGCGAATCTGATTCCGCGCAAGGTCATGGGCATCGACCCGGTGGAGCCGGGTTTTGCGCGTTTTGTGGTGCGCCCACAGACAGCGGGTCTGACGCACGCGCAGGTCAAGCTGCCCACGCCGCACGGCGCCATTGAACTCGCGGTGGTGGGCACGAGTGCAGCGGAGTGGTCGGCGCGACTCGTCGTCCCGGCTGGGACGGTGGCCGAGTTTCATCTGCCTTTTGCCGGAACGCCCGTCGTGTCGGGTGAAGGCAGTGACGACGTGAAGGTGATGCGCCGCGCCGATGACGTCAGCCCCGTGGTCGAGTTGCCCGCGGGCGCGTGGACGCTGACGATGGTGCCGCAGCCTTTGAGCTGA
- a CDS encoding GlxA family transcriptional regulator — protein MEIGLFVFPGFQLLDLSGPLAAFEIAQRFHGAAVYHPRVVSLDGGLMPSSSGVELNSEKIGRKKFDTLLVVGGDEMSAPCGCRRTRNSLRGAAEKARRVASICTGAYLLAETGLLDGRRVTTHWRFAPELLRKHPTLRVETDRIYVRDGRFWSSAGITAGIDLSLALIGDDFGEEVARKVAQDLVVFHRRPGGQSQYSALLELDAKSDRIGMVMTYARENLTADLSVEALAERAHLSPRQFARVFAEETGRTPAKAVEQLRVEAARVRVEENLSESLEEIAMAVGFTDPERMRRAFIRVFGQPPQGLRRTARQQRGEEE, from the coding sequence ATGGAAATCGGACTTTTTGTTTTCCCCGGCTTTCAGCTCCTCGACCTTTCGGGCCCGCTGGCGGCGTTTGAGATCGCGCAGCGTTTTCATGGGGCGGCGGTGTATCACCCGCGGGTGGTGTCGCTGGACGGTGGATTGATGCCGTCGTCGAGCGGAGTGGAGCTGAACTCGGAGAAGATCGGTCGCAAAAAATTTGATACCCTGCTGGTGGTGGGCGGTGACGAGATGTCGGCGCCGTGTGGCTGTCGACGCACGCGCAACAGTCTGCGTGGCGCGGCTGAGAAGGCGCGGCGGGTGGCGAGCATTTGCACGGGTGCCTACCTGTTGGCGGAGACGGGGCTGCTCGATGGACGGCGCGTGACGACGCACTGGCGCTTCGCGCCGGAGTTGTTGCGCAAGCATCCGACGCTGCGGGTGGAGACCGATCGGATCTATGTGCGCGATGGTCGCTTTTGGAGCTCGGCCGGCATCACGGCGGGGATCGATTTATCCCTCGCGTTGATCGGGGATGATTTTGGCGAGGAGGTGGCCCGGAAGGTCGCGCAGGACCTGGTGGTGTTTCACCGGCGGCCGGGCGGGCAGTCGCAGTATTCGGCACTGCTGGAATTGGACGCCAAGTCAGACCGTATCGGCATGGTGATGACGTATGCGCGGGAGAATCTCACCGCTGATCTATCGGTGGAGGCCTTGGCGGAGCGGGCGCATTTGAGTCCGCGACAGTTTGCGCGGGTCTTTGCGGAAGAGACGGGACGCACGCCAGCCAAGGCGGTGGAGCAGCTCCGGGTGGAGGCGGCGCGGGTGCGGGTGGAGGAAAACCTGTCGGAGTCCCTGGAGGAAATTGCGATGGCAGTGGGTTTCACGGATCCGGAGCGCATGCGGCGCGCATTCATTCGGGTCTTTGGGCAACCGCCGCAGGGCTTGCGGCGGACGGCGCGGCAACAACGAGGCGAAGAAGAATAA
- a CDS encoding amidohydrolase: protein MRNWMRICSGLVVLANVSGAAPIERIDSLATEVAPAVIAWRHHLHAHPELSNQEEQTAAYVATHLRELGLEVQTGVAGHGVVAVLRGGKPGPVVALRADMDALPVTEDTGLPYASTVTADYGDKTVGVMHACGHDAHVAILMGAAEVLTAVRADLAGSVKFIFQPAEEGAWPAPAWGAKQMIQEGVLEDPKVDAIFGLHVWSSMPSGVIGFRPGAVMASSDFLRITVRGRQTHAAAPWAGVDPITVAAQITLGLQTIASRQVNILHTPSVVSIGTIHGGDRNNIIPDEVEMTGTIRTYDPAVRAEYHARVTRTAERIAEAAGATAEVYIGADTGYAATINDTGLAEEMTDVIARVAGGAERVKRDVRSTGSEDFSFFQQAVPGVFFFLGVTAEGQDPATAAPNHSPRFLVDDAALETGVRAMAQLAAEYLERHAP, encoded by the coding sequence ATGCGTAACTGGATGCGGATTTGTAGCGGGCTAGTGGTGCTGGCGAATGTGAGCGGCGCGGCGCCGATCGAGCGTATTGATAGTTTGGCGACAGAAGTCGCCCCGGCGGTGATCGCGTGGCGGCACCACCTGCACGCGCATCCGGAGTTGTCCAATCAGGAGGAGCAGACTGCGGCTTACGTGGCGACACATCTGCGCGAACTCGGCCTCGAGGTGCAGACGGGCGTGGCGGGTCACGGCGTGGTGGCGGTATTGCGCGGCGGCAAACCGGGACCGGTGGTGGCGCTGCGCGCCGACATGGACGCGTTGCCGGTGACGGAGGACACGGGCCTGCCCTACGCCTCGACCGTCACGGCGGACTATGGCGACAAGACGGTGGGCGTGATGCATGCCTGCGGCCACGATGCGCATGTGGCGATCCTGATGGGCGCGGCGGAGGTGTTGACGGCGGTGCGCGCGGACTTGGCGGGCAGCGTGAAGTTCATTTTTCAACCGGCCGAGGAAGGCGCCTGGCCGGCGCCGGCATGGGGCGCGAAGCAGATGATTCAGGAAGGCGTGCTCGAGGATCCCAAAGTTGACGCGATCTTCGGCCTGCACGTGTGGTCATCGATGCCGAGCGGGGTGATCGGTTTCCGGCCCGGCGCGGTGATGGCGAGCAGCGATTTCCTGCGCATCACGGTGCGGGGGCGCCAGACGCACGCGGCGGCGCCGTGGGCGGGTGTGGATCCCATCACGGTGGCGGCGCAGATCACGCTCGGCCTGCAAACGATCGCGAGTCGCCAGGTGAACATCCTGCACACGCCGTCGGTAGTTTCGATCGGCACGATCCATGGCGGCGATCGCAACAATATCATTCCGGACGAAGTGGAGATGACCGGCACGATCCGCACCTATGATCCGGCGGTGCGGGCGGAATACCACGCGCGGGTGACGCGCACGGCGGAACGCATTGCCGAGGCGGCGGGCGCGACGGCGGAGGTCTACATCGGCGCGGACACCGGTTACGCGGCGACGATCAACGACACCGGCTTGGCGGAGGAGATGACCGATGTGATCGCACGTGTGGCGGGTGGAGCCGAGCGCGTGAAACGCGACGTGCGTTCGACGGGGTCGGAGGATTTTTCGTTTTTCCAACAAGCGGTGCCGGGCGTGTTTTTCTTCCTCGGCGTGACGGCGGAAGGGCAGGACCCGGCGACGGCGGCCCCCAATCATTCGCCCCGTTTTCTAGTGGATGATGCGGCGCTCGAAACCGGGGTGCGGGCGATGGCGCAGCTCGCGGCGGAGTATTTGGAGCGGCATGCGCCGTAG
- a CDS encoding cytochrome c: MKPASAFKIVFIVALVAAAGGGFFYQYERAPESSPVSRGAHLATTAGCFACHGLGAEDPRTNYRLGSNDAWRSRGIDPIWEEGLLEADEVIEWITHGVPERRRERHQQLLLRMPAYGDDGHLSPREINDIAAWSLAEAVRRSHRPARFEPLPDVAAVAALSDDDLIRRGDALARDSGCYQCHGELGQGAVSNLASFKGYIPGFQGDDFLALTADGDREEVRYWIEHGRGRALESGPLGGLASRYLDQQAIPMPAYADIFDDVETEILVSYLLLLNRMGPLDAQGVEALAITLISDSE; encoded by the coding sequence ATGAAACCTGCCTCCGCCTTTAAGATCGTTTTCATCGTCGCCTTGGTCGCTGCCGCCGGAGGCGGGTTCTTCTACCAATACGAACGCGCCCCCGAGTCGTCGCCGGTCTCCCGCGGCGCCCACCTCGCGACCACCGCCGGTTGCTTTGCCTGTCACGGACTCGGCGCGGAAGACCCCCGCACCAACTACCGCCTCGGCAGCAACGACGCCTGGCGTTCGCGCGGCATCGATCCGATCTGGGAGGAGGGCCTGCTCGAAGCCGACGAAGTTATTGAGTGGATCACCCACGGCGTGCCCGAGCGCCGCCGCGAGCGCCACCAACAGCTGCTCCTGCGAATGCCCGCCTACGGTGACGACGGTCACCTGAGTCCGCGCGAGATCAACGACATCGCCGCGTGGTCGCTGGCCGAGGCCGTGCGCCGCTCGCACCGGCCCGCCCGCTTTGAACCCTTGCCCGATGTCGCCGCCGTCGCCGCGTTGTCGGACGACGACCTGATCCGTCGCGGCGACGCCCTCGCCCGCGACAGTGGCTGCTATCAATGCCACGGCGAACTTGGCCAGGGCGCCGTGTCCAACCTCGCTTCCTTCAAGGGCTACATTCCGGGCTTCCAGGGTGACGACTTCCTCGCCCTCACCGCCGACGGCGATCGCGAGGAGGTGCGTTATTGGATCGAGCACGGCCGCGGCCGCGCGCTCGAGTCCGGCCCGCTCGGTGGTCTCGCCTCCCGCTATCTCGATCAGCAAGCGATCCCGATGCCCGCCTACGCCGACATTTTCGACGACGTCGAAACGGAGATACTGGTCTCCTATTTGCTTTTGCTGAACCGGATGGGTCCCTTGGACGCGCAGGGCGTTGAAGCCCTCGCCATCACGCTCATCTCCGACTCCGAATAA
- a CDS encoding S8 family serine peptidase gives MLKLLRYALFTVITGWGATAALIAADRPAITSQDQLPRHEYPVEGPVVDILTDDAAYARLAEPLRRDLEALINDYDIQDRTTLQGILSTLMAMDFKAGDSDAALTKLQQIRDLEAKPAAKLTTGLLLESVVEAQQIDYASPENYAAAFAKIYAEKISELPYEVVGDNLKSAKASAEIVTKALILGQIESGVQPGVDKTGTISGDVAQSLISANVSIAEYVPLREVRAAVLSQYLDAHHVEKPDIWAARNVVLEDNANLTPVIIGIWDSGVDPIVYPDQLWANPNETVNGEDDDGNGYVDDVHGIAFDLHGDVDPNLLFPLTPEQQESYPANRDLTKGLLDLQANVDSPESTQLKQELSKIDPSEVQPFIENLGLFGNYSHGTHVAGIAAAGNPAARILNGRITFDYRMIPDVPTLEQAEKDAAAMQATIAYFKAQGVRVVNMSWGGSPQGIESAFEANGAGGTPEERRIKSREIFLISLNALTESIKATPEILFVVAAGNSDNDAEFSDVFPSGIDLPNILTVGAVDQAGEETSFSTFGANVDVHANGFRVPSGTPGGEVMEFSGTSMAAPNVANLAGKLLAVEPSLTTDQLVSLITLAADRSEDGRTRLIHPQRSFALLEALLSN, from the coding sequence ATGCTGAAACTGCTTCGCTACGCGCTCTTCACCGTGATCACCGGATGGGGGGCGACCGCCGCCCTGATTGCCGCCGACCGGCCGGCGATCACGTCCCAGGACCAACTGCCCCGCCACGAATACCCGGTCGAGGGTCCGGTCGTGGACATCCTCACCGACGATGCCGCCTACGCGCGCTTGGCCGAGCCGCTGCGCCGCGACTTGGAAGCGTTGATCAACGACTACGACATTCAGGATCGCACCACGCTGCAGGGCATCCTCTCCACGCTCATGGCGATGGACTTCAAAGCCGGCGACTCCGATGCGGCGCTGACCAAGCTGCAACAGATCCGCGACCTCGAGGCCAAACCCGCCGCCAAACTCACCACCGGTCTCCTGCTGGAGAGTGTGGTCGAGGCGCAGCAAATCGATTACGCCTCGCCAGAAAACTATGCCGCTGCCTTTGCTAAAATCTACGCCGAGAAAATCAGCGAGCTGCCCTACGAAGTGGTGGGCGACAACCTGAAGAGCGCCAAGGCCAGCGCCGAGATCGTGACCAAGGCCCTCATTCTCGGCCAGATCGAGAGCGGCGTGCAGCCCGGCGTCGACAAGACCGGCACCATCAGCGGTGACGTCGCGCAAAGCCTCATCTCTGCCAACGTTTCCATCGCCGAATACGTGCCATTGCGCGAGGTGCGCGCCGCCGTGCTCTCGCAGTATCTCGACGCGCATCACGTGGAGAAGCCCGACATCTGGGCCGCGCGCAACGTGGTGTTGGAAGACAACGCCAACCTCACGCCGGTCATCATCGGTATTTGGGACAGCGGCGTGGATCCGATCGTCTACCCGGACCAGCTCTGGGCCAACCCGAACGAAACGGTCAACGGCGAGGACGACGACGGCAACGGCTACGTCGATGATGTGCACGGCATCGCCTTCGACCTGCACGGCGACGTCGACCCGAACCTGCTTTTCCCGCTCACGCCTGAGCAGCAGGAATCCTATCCCGCCAACCGCGATCTGACCAAGGGCCTGCTCGATCTGCAGGCCAACGTCGACAGCCCCGAGTCCACCCAGCTCAAACAGGAGCTCAGCAAAATCGACCCGAGCGAAGTGCAGCCCTTCATCGAAAACCTCGGGCTGTTCGGCAACTACTCGCACGGCACGCATGTCGCCGGCATCGCCGCCGCGGGCAACCCGGCGGCGCGGATCTTGAACGGCCGCATCACCTTTGACTACCGCATGATTCCCGATGTGCCGACCCTCGAGCAGGCGGAGAAAGACGCCGCCGCCATGCAGGCCACCATTGCCTACTTCAAAGCGCAGGGCGTGCGCGTGGTGAACATGAGCTGGGGCGGCAGCCCGCAAGGCATTGAGAGTGCGTTTGAAGCCAACGGTGCCGGCGGCACGCCCGAGGAACGTCGCATCAAGTCGCGGGAGATTTTCCTGATCTCGCTCAACGCGCTCACCGAATCGATCAAAGCCACGCCGGAAATCCTCTTCGTGGTCGCGGCCGGCAACAGCGACAACGACGCGGAGTTTTCCGACGTGTTTCCGTCCGGCATCGATCTGCCCAACATCCTCACGGTGGGGGCGGTGGACCAAGCGGGTGAAGAGACCTCTTTCTCCACCTTCGGCGCCAACGTCGACGTGCACGCCAACGGTTTCCGGGTGCCCAGCGGCACGCCGGGCGGTGAAGTGATGGAGTTCTCCGGCACGTCCATGGCGGCGCCCAACGTCGCCAACCTCGCTGGCAAGCTGCTGGCGGTGGAGCCGTCGCTCACCACGGATCAGCTCGTGAGTCTCATCACCCTCGCCGCCGACCGCAGCGAAGACGGCCGCACCCGCCTGATCCACCCGCAACGCAGCTTCGCGTTGCTGGAAGCGCTGCTGTCTAACTGA